ACAACGTTTAAGTGCTTTggatttttataagaaatggGTTATAGTTTTCCATTTTTCGAGTCCTCTCTTTATAATCTCGTTTGAAGATATAGaacaggggtggccaaccgcTAGATCGCGATCGACTGGTCGATCGCCACAACAAGTTCAGTCGATCGTggcaaagcaaaaatataaatacgtagaacagaccgcgcaacatacctaatcactaactgctgcacgcatcgatttgtattattttataatcaaaataataataaattgtgtgctgaactatgttgtttcatttaagatttcaagatgtatgtagcttggtagatcgcacagagtatgatcagtgaaaagtagatcttgggtcttaccaagttgcCCACCCCTGATATAGAACAACGAAGTAAAAGTAACTCTTTTTACgatgacataaaatttaaatttccatgACTAATTACATCTTCCACTATACAAGCTAGGGATGGAGCTTAAGCCAGATTCCACGCACTGTCAGCCGCGTCCAAAACCTCAAAAGGTCCCTCTGGGTGCGGTAATTAGCCCAAAACGTGAAGTTCTGTTGTTTTAAGCCTGTGCGAAACGGAAATAACCACGAACCCATCTATCTTCGCGCCGGCCGAAGGGATTTCCTAATGCGACTATTTATCATGAAGGATATGCAGAGACATTAGAATGTGCATTTACGGTGAGGTTATGAGGTTACCTTGCTTGGACTACTTACATTGTTATCTCATGTTTCTATTGAAGGGCCAAGCATTGCCTTCAATTTCGCAAAGAATATCGTTCAAAACTACCCTATGTGAACCTTCATGCCAATGCTTTTTAGTTTCGTGTATCTCTGTCGTATTTCAACAACAATCAAGATTATTATCAGTTTTTgcaatttttacaatttatttgttcaACCCATTTGACTTCTGATTATCATTGCTAAATTCAAAAGTAACTCCCAATTTACAAAACGGTGCTATAGAATTAAAAAGGATGTaagtttaatttacttttcCAACTAATTACGTAACATCTTGAGGCGAGTCAATTGTTATTCCAAATTCTAAGTATATCTCCTGTCTACCGCATTCGCATATGAAGGTCTACCCTAGATTAAACCCAGAGTTCCAGATTTAACCCTAAACCAAACAGAACCTAACCCTCATACATTAACGTCAGTGAAATGTGTCGTAATAAGGCATGCACGCAAATCCCTGGATTACGAGCACAAACAGGCCAAATGGTTTGTACACATTTTTGTAAgggtttttaaaaacaaaaatcattttgatGTTACATTTGAAAGATGCTACCGACTTACAATTTAGATATTATGGAGTGAATGAGTTGGCGTGGATGATCTAGGTAGATTTAAATATCAGATCGACTGCTAAGGTCCTTTGGTGCCTTCAAAGACCGTGAGAATCAATAAACCGTTTAGAGCTAGAACTTATCTCGCCAATgataagatttgtttttttaggaattaagtacaaatatattcacaagAAAATACTATACTTTCCAATGACATCGTTTCAACTACTTTAGGATTTACGATTAAAAGAATCAGATATCGATTATGAGTTGTTAATAAGAAGTCAGGacataaattctatttaaattccTAAAGCGGATACTTAAAATTCAAAGCAGcttatgttgtttattttagtaaaggtACATAATTaaggaatcatttttataacatttaaaacgtTAAAGAAGACGAGTCTAGATTATTTTTACGTGTCTCCGCCACAATTTccatttaaatctgttttttaatattctccGAGTGTTTTATAGAGTCGCTAAGTTAATTGAATGAAGGGACCGCTTTACcgagataaattaattacttacaaaaaGTCCAAATTAACTTCTAATTGAGTTCTTTTAATCAGTATAATTTGGTACAAAATTAAcggattaaatttaattactataatgGTGAGTATCGCTAGCTTAAAGTTTGATTAATAGGTATCTTACTATGGACCGGTAAATTAGGAATGGCtgtcaaaatgtttgttttcattCGTATCGTgaacggggaaaatatatataattccgTGTTTAGATAGATCTTACAAGCTtgtccataatatttttatttacataagtgctgtattttaattattaaaatatgccaGCATAATATGATGAACATCTTTTTTGGTGTATAAATGCTTTtgaacattttagtttttacgtaaatacatattatgttgtttcaGCTGCTTTAAATTATTCTTGTCTAGGAACCGGTCTTATTAGCTATTtccataatataattgtaaaaggcATGTCATACTtgtacataacataatatgaaagaATCGTAAAATTGTAAAAGACCACACTGAATTGCGGCATCTAAGTATacgaaaatattatcttaacatCCATATTCTATGTTTTAACACATGTAAATACTATGATTTTTATAGatcttgttataaaaaaaaaacaaactactAGATTTCTATTATGCGACATGCTGTATAAAAACCGGTTTATTTGTCGTCTATCTCTACCTGAAAGCTAGAACGACGATGTTACCTTACAACTCCTCTAGTATCTGATTCATAAACGCTATGACAGATGGCTCTACATGCGCTGACAAAACATACACCGACATCTTTTGATTGCTTGTAAACAAGTTTCCACTGCCATCTgtacatatttttgtgaagttTAATATggaatgttattttgtaataaaagtagATGGCGTCTTAAGGCATGTCTCCATGTGTAAGAGAGCGTAAACTAAGCTATGTTAAGGGTTGGCTCGCATAGCTGAGAAAATTACACATAGAACATTACTAATTACATAGTTCGTAGTCGGTACACAAGTATGGAAAAGTATCTCAGCTATGCGAGCTACAGTAAACTAAGTTAGATTAATTTTTGGTCTGCAAGCCTTATTCAATGCTGGGATCTGAAGCATTTTTAGCTGACAAAGGCATTTGTTTTTCGGTAGTAGAACCAACTCGGTACTTTGGAGCTACTAATTATGCTgccaacaattatttttatttaaatatgttacatctcttttgtatttttctcaTTGCCCACATGTGTATCCAGGACCTATTCTACGTTTTCGAATTACATTCTaaagataaaatgtaaatcTGAATTACTCAATAAAGTAATTCagatttacatttttacaatattattagtagAAAGTAGATAGCCTTCTTGATCTATTAGCAGCATATATGTATTACAGATAGGGAGGTCTTAGGCTTGGGCTTTTCAATTAACACTTTTTGTGCGTTTTTCTAACGCGATTTATCCCGGAGTTGATGTGCATAGTACTGTTACTATGCACAGCCGTCTCTCTGATATCTGTATATCAGAGAGACGGCTGTTcgtatattatctttatttctggttaaattctatatttgattttagcaaattcctccctatctttctatatGATAAATTTTGTGTAGAAGAAAAGGATGAAAGGAAAAGAAGGATGAAGACAAATTAATGCTGCtggagactcgccgagcttcaccgctcggtgtcataaaatgcgtgccactgctgatcctggcttacaggagttatagTTTTATGTGTGAGGGTGAGAAAGTCTGTATATcgctaataaaagtaataattatgagAATAATGAATGTGGTAAATGTATCGGAATAAGTTTATActtgactttatttttaactatggTTATTCTACTACATTATTATCGcacactattaaaatatataaaatattttcattcatactAAATTCATTCATACTAGTAATAACATCTGGCCTTTTAACGCGAAcacgttttttaatttttacccaTTTGTCtgtttgtgtgtaataaaatatatgtatgaatATGTGTATGACCTCGCTACCGTAGCGCTCAAACATATGGGCCGATTAAGGTTACATTGTTTACTTTGTCTGCTagtgtttaaaacattttatgattatcgttgaataaaaaacatcgtattcttaaatctatttatttaatttaatgactgTGAGAGTGGAGCTTATAATACCTAAGATTCTAAACATATTAGTAATTCAATAGAAACTTAATCtagaacataataatacaaGCGTTACACAGCCtacattatttattgcactATTTGGTCTAGCATTGGGTACATCGTTTATGTCTTGAACACTTCTGTGAGCCTTGATTTTATCTGGTTTAGGATCATCAGACGCCATATCCTGATCGTACAAATTGTTATCAATAGGATTAGAAGAGACAGTGGCTAATTTCGTTGTTGTGAAATCTCCTTTTGCAGCTTTTGGATTAGCTTTTACAatgttattaacattatttatttctttagtaaTTTCGGTAGTTTCTATTTTCGGTTTAACTGTAGTTGGACTAGAAGTAGCTTTGGTTACTTTGGTAGAAGGGACAGGGGTTTTTGAAGTTGCAGCAGTTACTGGAGTATGCCGTTTCGACGAGTTAGTGCAGTTCAGTAAATCCCTAACGTCGATGTAGAATAATCTTCCGTTTAATTGTGTGTCGTCGTAGTATTCGTAATCAGCGTTTTGGAGTTGGGACTCTTCATCTTCGAACACTTGTCCTGTATTCTTGTCAGTTTCATCTGTTTTCGCCCAAGCTTCCCTCAAGCTCGCGTCTGGTAGACATTTGAGGTTCTCGATGGCGATCTTGAGATGGTTGTTTTGCGTCTTGTTCAGCAGAGATATTATAAACCAGTCCAAACTGCAACTGCATGGGAAGTTGTTGTCTGAAATGTgacaaatttgtattttaataatagtcatAACGTAATATTTCgcaaatgtacaaaataatgtacataCTTTAAAtgcttaacaaaaaaaaagttttaaagtgATACTTGATATTcgaaaagatatattttttaagctagaatataatataaagaacgcCAACGACTAGGCTAGCATtcactttatttacattatttacacTACCATAAAATGTTAGGGTGAATTTTTtagtaacaataatttttattaataatagagTATCAAAATTTGCTCAGAAGTTTCAACGTGATTGCGAATAAATCTCTAACAGAATCTACTGTTTTGCTAGTTTAGGACTCATTTGAGGCTATCTTTAACTGCATGTCAAGGCTCGTGGTTATCAACTAAACACAAAtgcaatgtaataatataaataatctcatCGATACTTCCTTTCCGGAGTGATAGCTCCTGATGATATATAAACATAAGAGTCGCGCAATTTACTAGTTATccaatactattttaaaatattaactaaaatactCACCCTCAACATCTAAACTGCTCATGTTTCCTTGTAAGTTGGTCAGAATGGGGGCCATGACCTCAGGTTTTAGTTGTTTAAGCTGATTCGCCCTTAAACTCAAAGACACCAGGCCTTCCAATCCTTCAAATACTTTAACATTATCAATATCAGCCAATTTATTATGGGCCAACGACATCGACTGAAGTTTGACTAACCCATTAAAAGCTCTATCATCAAGCATCTGGATTTTATTTCCTCCTAAATTTAGAGATAGTAAATTGACGAGCGGCAGGAATGTGTTATCCCCGATCACTTCCAGACTGTTACTGCTCAGATCGAGTTTTTGTAATTTCTTCAGGCCCGAGAATGTTTCGCTATTCAAACTGAACAGTCCGTTCCTATCGATTTCCAATTCTCGCAAATTTGACAAATGAAGGAATGCTTTGTCGTGTATAGTCGTTATTTTGTTGCTTGTTAAGTAAAGTTTCTCTAAAGATGGCAAATCTACGAACACATCTCTGTTTATTTCGATTATCTTGTTTGTGTCTAAACTTATGATAGTTAAATCTCTGTGGTGAGCAAATGCATTTTGTTCTAAGACAGATATTTGATTGTCTCTGAGCGTGATGTCTTCTAGCGTACTCAAATTAGCAAATGCAAACGCCACTACTTTTTCTATTAGGCCATATTTGATATCGACTTTCTGTAATTCTATAGTctcgttaaatattttctttgggatatattttaaagtgatCCCTCTAGAATTAGAGAGTGTAAGTTTATGAGCTGATTTTAGAATCTTAAATTCATTCCAAATCATATCGTCTTCCCCCACGCCCTCTGTCGTTAGGTAGCAATCAGCGCTCCTCACTACAGCTGGGTCCCGAATATCTTTGACGCAGTAGCATTGaactttgtttgttttattgtagccAGGGTCGCAGATACTCGGCTTGATTTCTCGCTTTTGATGGTGATTCCATTTAGCTTCCGCGTAGAGCGTCGCTGCGCACAGTAAGGTGACAATTTTCCAAAGAGCCATGTTTGTGTGGTTGATAGCCTGAAATAGACAGAAATATTTGGATTAGATATTTGATCATTTTTTACAGATTAGCTAAATAAGGACACATAAGCGGAATTCATGTTCTAATCTAGACCATGATACAAGTCTAAACACCATTCGTCTATATTAaagactattaaaataaattcaacaatgttaattattattatggtgaTGTATCACATCGTATGCAATGTGTTTGACCGATTACTTAGACTTGCGATTATTTTACACGTTCAAGAGtgacatcattttaaatatttatgatgtcAACATATGTACAAAAGGTGGTGATAATGTCAGGTTTGCGTCTCGTTATGGTTTGGACAATAGTTTAAACTACGCCTACACTTAGGCCGTTCTATATTTTAGTACACAGAGATAAGACTGGTTTTATGTCTCATTTAAATTGTAGACTATAGATAGaactaaatatgtatattttatatagtttttgcgcgcggctccacccgcgtgaaaaagttattattacttttttttattgctttgaatgataagacgagcttgtcgttcgcctgatggtaagcgatacaaccacccataaacagtagaaacaccttgcaacaccttaaattacaaagtattgtttggtgttccactgcactcgccatcctgagacgtgaggttataagtcttattatgtcctgtagttacactggctataatatccttcaaactggaacacaacagtggacTATACaatgctgcttagcggcagaaatagacattgcggtggtatctactcaggcagactctcacaaatgagagacAAGCCACAAGtattttttccgagataaaagttccATTTTATCTTTTCCCAGGATTAAAAATTGGCATTCAAGAGTAACGTAGTTtcctattactaaaaaaatcggattagtagttcttgaaattttgcatgttcaaacaaacaaactctttagcgttatatattagtatggaaGTATAGATTtgaaactaaaagaaaataataggTTGTCCTGGTCTTGGATATAGTAGATCTATGAAGCGTACATAATACTAcctatatcaaataaaaaagtagaaaACATTGGtactgaattattaaaatatgtttgatagGAAATCGGCAgaacattttctttaaaatgttgCCCGGGAAACCTTGCCCTTTGATTACTAAACCCATAGTGCTGACACTTTTAGCTTAAAGAGGTATATCTGATATCATTCTAAAACAACAAGAAGCATGCAACAACAAGGCATCCTTGACCAAACTTTGTCCAAACTAAAAGCCGAACTGTCCATTACAGAATAAACTTCGAAATCCATCAACAGTAGCATTTGATATAAACTGCAATAGTTTACTTATAAAGTTAGTTCAACTTGGGATACTTTGAATTTAGTTTGTGTTGCTTAATTGTAAATATGAACAATTAACCAAAGTATTTCCTAAAACTCTATAaccaaaatatgatttacaaacattttcatatattgaATTGCGGGGCAGAACAGTTCTGACATATTAACCTTCTATAACAGCTCCTCCGAAGCAATTTTTGTTTGCTTGGTCTAAACACCGAATGCACGTCCACGCACAGGGGGACGTTTGTGGCAGCCCTAGGTACACAGTCTAGTGTATATACCTtatggttgtaactacacattgaagCCTTTGGGGGCTCGCGAACATTCCCTAACCTTCTCCCTTCCATCCTCGCTAAGAAGGTTCCTTTCCTTTCCCACACTTCCCTTCCTTATGAGGAATCCCCACCCAACTTTCCTCGAGatccctgcagtcgctaatcCGGGGGTCCAATATCTCATTCGCAAGTTTCCCTGTGTTGACTGCAGGGTCCGATAATAAACAAACCT
The nucleotide sequence above comes from Manduca sexta isolate Smith_Timp_Sample1 chromosome 11, JHU_Msex_v1.0, whole genome shotgun sequence. Encoded proteins:
- the LOC115449865 gene encoding connectin, coding for MALWKIVTLLCAATLYAEAKWNHHQKREIKPSICDPGYNKTNKVQCYCVKDIRDPAVVRSADCYLTTEGVGEDDMIWNEFKILKSAHKLTLSNSRGITLKYIPKKIFNETIELQKVDIKYGLIEKVVAFAFANLSTLEDITLRDNQISVLEQNAFAHHRDLTIISLDTNKIIEINRDVFVDLPSLEKLYLTSNKITTIHDKAFLHLSNLRELEIDRNGLFSLNSETFSGLKKLQKLDLSSNSLEVIGDNTFLPLVNLLSLNLGGNKIQMLDDRAFNGLVKLQSMSLAHNKLADIDNVKVFEGLEGLVSLSLRANQLKQLKPEVMAPILTNLQGNMSSLDVEDNNFPCSCSLDWFIISLLNKTQNNHLKIAIENLKCLPDASLREAWAKTDETDKNTGQVFEDEESQLQNADYEYYDDTQLNGRLFYIDVRDLLNCTNSSKRHTPVTAATSKTPVPSTKVTKATSSPTTVKPKIETTEITKEINNVNNIVKANPKAAKGDFTTTKLATVSSNPIDNNLYDQDMASDDPKPDKIKAHRSVQDINDVPNARPNSAINNVGCVTLVLLCSRLSFY